The following are encoded together in the Panthera leo isolate Ple1 chromosome B4, P.leo_Ple1_pat1.1, whole genome shotgun sequence genome:
- the ST13 gene encoding hsc70-interacting protein yields MDPRKVSELRAFVKMCKQDPSVLHTEEMRFLREWVESMGGKIPPATHKTKSEDNIKEEKTDSKKAEENIKTDEPSSEESDLEIDNEGVIEPDTDAPQEMGDENVEITEEMMDQANDKKVAAIDALNDGELQKAIDLFTDAIKLNPRLAILYAKRASVFIKLQKPNAAIRDCDRAIEINPDSAQPYKWRGKAHRLLGHWEEAAHDLALACKLDYDEDASAMLKEVQPRAQKIAEHRRKYERKREEREIKERIERVKKAREEHERAQREEEARRQSGAQYGSFPGGFPGGMPGNFPGGMPGMAGGMPGMAGMPGLNEILSDPEVLAAMQDPEVMVAFQDVAQNPANMSKYQSNPKVMNLISKLSAKFGGQA; encoded by the exons ATGGACCCCCGCAAAGTGAGCGAGCTTCGGGCCTTTGTGAAAATGTGTAAGCAGGATCCGAGCGTTCTGCACACCGAGGAAATGCGCTTCCTGCGGGAGTGGGTGGAGAG CATGGGGGGTAAAATACCACCTGCTACTCATAAAACTAAATCAGAAGACAATATCAAG gaagaaaaaacagatagTAAGAAGGCGGAGGAAAACATAAAGACAGACGAACCATCAAGTGAGGAAAGTGATCTAG AAATTGACAATGAAGGTGTGATTGAACCAGATACTGATGCCCCTCAAGAAATGGGAGATGAAAATGTAGAG ATAACCGAGGAAATGATGGATCAGGCAAATGATAAAAAAGTGGCTGCCATTGATGCCCTAAATgatg GTGAACTACAGAAAGCCATTGACTTGTTCACGGATGCCATCAAGCTGAATCCTCGCTTGGCCATTCTGTATGCCAAGAGAGCCAG TGTCTTCATCAAATTACAGAAGCCAAATGCTGCCATCCGAGACTGTGACAGAGCTATTGAAATAAATCCTGATTCAGCTCAGCCTTACAAGTGGCGAGGGAAAGCACACCG ACTTCTGGGCCATTGGGAAGAAGCAGCACATGATCTTGCCCTTGCTTGTAAACTGGATTATGATGAAGATGCTAGTGCAATGTTGAAAGAAGTTCAGCCAAGG GCCCAGAAAATTGCTGAACATCGGAGAAAGTATGAGCGAAAACGTGAAGAACGAGAGatcaaagaaagaatagaaagggTTAAGAAGGCTCGGGAAGAACATGAGAGAGCCCAGAGG GAGGAAGAAGCCAGACGACAATCAGGAGCTCAGTATGGCTCTTTCccag GTGGCTTTCCTGGGGGAATGCCTGGTAATTTTCCTGGAGGCATGCCTGGAATGGCGGGGGGAATGCCTGGAATGGCAGGAATGCCTGGGCTCAATGAAATTCTTAGTGACCCAGAGGTTCTCGCAGCCATGCAG gatccAGAAGTTATGGTGGCCTTCCAGGATGTGGCCCAGAACCCAGCAAATATGTCAAAATATCAGAGTAACCCAAAGGTTATGAATCTCATCAGTAAATTGTCAGCCAAATTTGGAGGTCAAGCATAA